In Trichoplusia ni isolate ovarian cell line Hi5 chromosome 13, tn1, whole genome shotgun sequence, the genomic window CAAAAACCTCATTCAAAACATTAAGTAATATaatacctaaaaaaacaaaaatcactgTCATTTAAAACTGTCAGATTTCAAAGAGAATTATTTTCGTCAATGTTTCAACAAGTTTAAATTTGACCTAACAAGTCAAGGGTCATGTGCACATATTGTTAGGGAAACggaatattatgaaatattgaaattttaaaagatttctttttaagtCTTGAAGCTTTTTTGCAGTCGTCATTGTAACATAATAacgtaaagaaaaaaagaaaatttaatcttaaaatgGAACTCTTTAAAAAAGCAATATATGCGTAGATCAAAAGAAATTATAGTAATCATAATGTATCTAATCATATCCTAGTGATGTAGGCCTAAAAGGGTGcgactgaaaaaatattaattgtaataaaaaacaaactcaaataaaaaaggacaaaatCTCTGTTATAAgccatattttctttattatatgtGTCAACTATTATTCAACATAATCTATGTTAAATAGcactctttaattatttatctaaaagcCAAATAATGaacagtaattaatattaaaacgttttatatttctatCTTTCACACCTTCTCGCTTTAAGAGAGAGACAGCATGAGATATAACGACAACTTATAACTGAATGACGTTTCCGTATCGTAGTATAGAACCTCATTTTGTAGTCAaaacaggttttatttattcctaaatCTCTTTATTTCTAAATGGCCTATCAAAAGTATAATTATCAAATTCCAAAATTTAAGATAAGTTGTACTTTAAAACCaatctttaaaacaaacaaaaataaaattttaaaacgaaacgaGGCATTAATAAAGATGTGTCATTTTAAAAGGAGGCCGCATATTCAGaattaattcaaaaacaaaaaaaaagtatcctAGTAGAAACATTTGTTCCGAAGTGTCAACATCTTGTGACATGGTCTagttcattttatattcaaagaaACACAGCACAGTGGGATCATTGTcaaaatgtttatgtatgtCACTTTTTGTTCCAAAAGAATATTTATGAAGACTTGTTTTAAAAGAATCGCTTTACATCTGATACAACGTAAGTCTAAAAAGGTTTACACAAAAAATCAATCATAATATTACCAATGAgatctaaaacaaacaaataaatacttatcaaaGCTACCGCTTAAAGAAACCAGTttccgataaaaaaaaaaaacaaaaaaaaaactgtcttacCGGAACTGGGTCGATCGCTGTATCTGGTGCAATACACCCACGCGGGCCAAAGCTGGCCGTTCCCAGACTGGCTATTGGTGTCAGTACTTCCACATGTCGATAGCGCCCCACTTGAGGTCGAGGAGACCACAGAACTGGCAGAATCAGGCCTCTTTTGGGCCTCAATCACCTTCGGCAGCTCCCGTTCTTTAGCCACTTGAGAAACAGTCTCTCCAATTTGGGATACCGTTTGCCTCAGCCCTCCTAGAGGCGGCATAGATGTAAATTCAGACTCTTTCGACTTTAAATAGTCGAAACTGTATTTTTGGTAGTCATTTTGAGGCTTAGATAGGTCATAAGGTTTGTAGAGAATACTGTGGTTCGGGCCTACTGGTTTCGGACCCTCAATTTTGCTAGTTTTCCTGATCGCGTTCAAACCAAATTCTGGATGCAGGATGTTGCTTATCGAGAATGCTATGGGTACCGACGGCTGTGCTCTCTGGTTTCTTAGTTTGTCTTCGAATCTGTCTTCTGGGTTTATTTGAGGTTTCACATCTGGAGTTTCAGGTCTAAAGTAGTTCTGGAAGTTGTCCATTTCTTGGTGCCCTGGGCTTGGAGGTGGCGAGTTTGGTTGCACTTTGATTATCGTCATGTTTGGAGAACTCCTCTCGTACCTGGATTCTATGGTGGTGCAGGTGTACTGGCTTTGTGGGGTATAGTTCATGGGGCTGTCAGGATGTGGGGCTGGTACTCTGCCAGCGACTGGACCAGGACTGTTCGCCTGGTTCGGACTGCAACGATCTTCAAACGCCATCTCACTGTTCACTTCACAAAGTTCGAGTCAATTCACGTTAAGCACCGATTGGCATGTTTTTTGTCTTGTTAGTACGACACGGCTGTCAGATTGAAATGTCAAGAGAGGTTGACGCGGGCACTGCTCCCGACGGCGGTGGCCGAGCGACTGCGCCTCGCCTCGTCTCGAGACCACGCCTCCGGACAAACAAGCTTTTTCACCCTTCCCCGTTCGTTTAGTAGGCGTTAACCGGCCGCTTTTCATTGCTAAACAACATCTTTTGTAGACTCCATCTCTGTTTAACTTAGGGGGATTGTGGGTGTCGGAGAGAGATGGTAGTATGACAATTGATTTGACCCTTGTGTGTATTTAGTCGCGGCCAGATTTGTAATTCAGTTGTAAATTGCCCGTATGGCTCTTTTGCACGATCATAATGTATCAATACCGGCATTCTCTTTGTGTGgaatttcaattaaactttgacagaattattatattgatagaTATCCGCCATGTTGAATTATTGATCGAGTATCGCCGTAGtgggatttttttaagaaattataacataatatgtttGTAATTAAGTTGTAGTTTTAATAAGATTGATAAGATCTACTATTGTTGctgttttattgttgtatttaattatttgttaggGTTCCGTAGATAGATTTTTGCAAATATTACTTTTGAGAACTTTTTTCGAGATGAAATTTTGtcgtaaattaaaatgaagaatagtgtaattttctttattgttcacaaattataaatatgttccattttttttatttaatcatgatGCAATAAAACtagaattattaatataatgcaTCCTTGCTAAAATAAGATACCGACGGCATTTTTCGAAATTTCACCCTTATATTCTGTACAAAagaattcatattttacttaaaaataagcCTCTACTATTTCTACgagaaatgtttattaatatcaaatattcagacatttgtaaaaaaaagacCTTCCATGTTAAATCAAAATTCCGCGATTTTTATACATtctatggaaaaaaa contains:
- the LOC113500115 gene encoding segmentation polarity homeobox protein engrailed-like; the encoded protein is MAFEDRCSPNQANSPGPVAGRVPAPHPDSPMNYTPQSQYTCTTIESRYERSSPNMTIIKVQPNSPPPSPGHQEMDNFQNYFRPETPDVKPQINPEDRFEDKLRNQRAQPSVPIAFSISNILHPEFGLNAIRKTSKIEGPKPVGPNHSILYKPYDLSKPQNDYQKYSFDYLKSKESEFTSMPPLGGLRQTVSQIGETVSQVAKERELPKVIEAQKRPDSASSVVSSTSSGALSTCGSTDTNSQSGNGQLWPAWVYCTRYSDRPSSGPRSRRMKKRATPEEKRPRTAFSAAQLARLKHEFAENRYLTERRRQSLAAELGLAEAQIKIWFQNKRAKIKKASGQRNPLALQLMAQGLYNHSTVNESDEEEEINVT